The Cucumis melo cultivar AY chromosome 5, USDA_Cmelo_AY_1.0, whole genome shotgun sequence genome has a segment encoding these proteins:
- the LOC103493034 gene encoding zinc finger protein CONSTANS-LIKE 5-like, producing MHSFAAAWSGVPAATKPLCYSCKSATAVLFCRHDTAFLCLRCDAQIHTLSGTRHPRVWLCEVCEQAPATITCNADAAALCTSCDADIHSVNPLARRHDRSAIQPFYDSPPSSSVASVFKFLIPTQHQHDAVQPDLKSEDIFFSDMDSLIDFDYPTAGDGVVPEQSNPGTESTTPPTDYSTRNLSGFQLCSTRSKPDAMSYPSQNLSHSVSSSSLDVGVVPDRNTASDASFPMGQLAEKAVQLRGMDREARVLRYREKKKNRKFEKTIRYASRKAYAEIRPRVKGRFVKRSETNCEIERFYGSAGVGFMVGDGQYGVVPSLRV from the exons ATGCACTCCTTCGCCGCCGCCTGGTCCGGCGTTCCCGCCGCTACCAAACCCCTTTGCTATTCCTGCAAGTCCGCCACCGCTGTTCTCTTCTGCCGACACGACACTGCCTTCCTCTGTCTCCGCTGTGATGCTCAAATCCACACCCTCTCCGGCACCCGACACCCACGTGTCTGGCTTTGCGAGGTCTGTGAGCAAGCTCCGGCCACCATCACCTGCAACGCCGACGCCGCTGCTCTCTGCACTTCCTGCGATGCTGACATCCACTCTGTTAATCCCCTCGCTCGTCGCCATGACCGCTCTGCTATTCAACCCTTCTACGATTCGCCTCCGTCTTCCTCTGTCGCTTCTGTCTTTAAGTTCCTTATTCCGACTCAACACCAACACGACGCTGTTCAACCTGATTTGAAATCAGAGGACATTTTCTTCTCCGATATGGATTCGTTGATTGATTTCGATTACCCGACTGCTGGTGATGGTGTTGTTCCTGAACAATCCAATCCAGGAACGGAGTCCACTACGCCACCCACTGATTACTCTACTAGAAATTTATCCGGGTTCCAGCTCTGTAGTACTCGATCTAAACCTGATGCCATGAGCTACCCATCTCAGAATCTTAGCCATAgt gtttcttcatcttctttagACGTGGGAGTTGTGCCGGATCGGAACACGGCCTCCGACGCGTCGTTTCCGATGGGGCAGCTGGCGGAGAAGGCGGTTCAATTGCGGGGGATGGACCGGGAGGCGAGGGTGTTGAGGTacagagagaagaagaaaaatcggAAATTTGAGAAGACGATTCGTTATGCTTCGAGGAAAGCTTATGCTGAAATTCGGCCGAGGGTTAAAGGGAGGTTCGTTAAACGGAGTGAAACGAACTGTGAAATAGAGAGATTCTACGGCAGCGCCGGCGTGGGGTTCATGGTAGGGGATGGGCAATACGGCGTTGTTCCGAGCCTTAGAGTTTGA
- the LOC103493044 gene encoding (R)-mandelonitrile lyase 1-like has protein sequence MASLFLLILALFTFQFQIGVLISSQTIPNQDDSYIKFIQNANTLPTTEKYDYIIIGGGTAGCPLAATLSSNFSVLVLERGSDPNAFPMVLSQEGMANTLTDDDNGHNPFQRFISEDGVENIRGRVLGGGSMINVGFYSRAQPEFFKNSSVQWDMAMVEEAYRWIEETVVSRPELGPWQLAFKEALVEAGVGPDNGYDLNHVVGTRIGGSIFDSRGKRHGAVELLNKANPINLKVATQATVKRIIFSQSNGLSATGVLYSDSNGKLHKATISKNGEIILSAGAIGSPQLLLSSGVGPKSHLSSLKLPLVLHNRHVGQSMADNPRFGATVVLPFLTRPTSVQVVGTLKPNIHIESLSTILPFSISPPFALLPPRSSGVNLSLAIFAGKFSTVSSTGSLRLDRRKNPIVRFNYLSHPDDLERCVEGVRKVGELVNTKVMERIKTRDLEGKMGFEFLGRSLPENMSDYGLVGEFCRKTVTTFWHYHGGCLVGKVVDGNYKVIGINNLRVVDGSTFSLSPGTNPMAAVMMLGRYVGLKMLHQRLGQRSKPFGN, from the exons ATGGCTTCCCTTTTCCTACTCATACTTGCTCTATTTACCTTTCAATTCCAAATTGGTGTCCTGATCTCCTCACAAACTATACCAAATCAAG atGATAGTTACATAAAGTTTATACAAAACGCAAATACTTTACCAACAACAGAAAAGTACGACTACATAATAATAGGAGGAGGAACCGCCGGTTGCCCATTAGCCGCAACATTATCATCAAATTTCTCCGTCCTTGTTCTTGAAAGAGGAAGTGACCCCAATGCCTTCCCCATGGTCCTATCCCAAGAAGGCATGGCAAACACTCTCACCGATGACGACAACGGTCACAACCCATTCCAACGATTCATTTCAGAAGATGGTGTCGAGAACATTAGAGGTCGAGTCCTTGGTGGAGGTAGCATGATCAACGTGGGATTCTACTCAAGAGCACAACCGGAGTTCTTCAAAAACTCGAGTGTCCAATGGGACATGGCAATGGTAGAGGAGGCGTATCGGTGGATCGAAGAGACGGTTGTGTCTCGACCAGAGTTGGGACCTTGGCAATTGGCTTTCAAGGAAGCACTTGTGGAAGCTGGGGTTGGCCCTGATAATGGATATGATTTGAATCATGTTGTTGGGACACGAATCGGAGGTTCTATCTTTGATTCTAGAGGAAAAAGGCATGGAGCTGTGGAGCTTCTCAATAAGGCTAATCCTATAAATCTTAAAGTTGCCACCCAAGCCACAGTCAAAAGAATCATCTTCTCTCAATCTAACG GCTTATCAGCAACTGGGGTTTTATATTCCGATTCAAATGGAAAACTTCATAAAGCAACCATCTCTAAAAATGGAGAAATCATTCTAAGTGCAGGCGCTATTGGAAGTCCTCAACTTCTCCTCTCAAGTGGGGTTGGCCCAAAATCTCATCTTTCATCCTTAAAACTACCTCTCGTTCTTCACAATCGACATGTCGGTCAATCCATGGCCGACAACCCGCGCTTCGGCGCTACCGTCGTCCTCCCATTTCTCACCCGGCCGACATCGGTACAAGTTGTTGGAACTTTAAAACCTAACATCCACATTGAGTCTCTCTCAACTATTTTACCCTTTTCGATCTCCCCACCTTTCGCTCTTCTTCCTCCTCGTTCCTCCGGCGTTAATCTCAGCCTCGCCATCTTCGCCGGGAAATTCTCTACCGTGTCCTCCACCGGAAGCCTCCGGCTGGACAGAAGAAAAAACCCGATTGTTCGATTTAATTACTTATCACATCCGGATGATCTTGAGAGGTGTGTTGAAGGGGTTAGAAAAGTTGGTGAATTGGTGAATACAAAAGTTATGGAGAGGATTAAGACGAGGGATTTAGAGGGTAAAATGGGGTTTGAGTTTTTGGGGCGTTCGTTGCCGGAAAACATGTCGGATTATGGTTTGGTAGGAGAGTTTTGTCGGAAAACAGTGACGACATTTTGGCATTACCATGGAGGATGTTTGGTCGGAAAAGTTGTGGACGGTAATTACAAAGTCATTGGAATTAATAACCTTCGTGTGGTGGATGGTTCTACTTTTTCTCTCTCGCCGGGAACAAACCCTATGGCCGCCGTTATGATGTTGGGCAG GTACGTTGGCCTTAAGATGTTGCATCAAAGATTGGGTCAAAGATCCAAACCATTTGGCAATTGA